One segment of Novipirellula artificiosorum DNA contains the following:
- a CDS encoding glycoside hydrolase family 88 protein codes for MKRRQFLLFSGMSSAMLTSMRPLWAFQPLASKHYPATIDSAPEVSVPSSQRAPFGWTTATIASPSREPLLLSWPSFPEGKVPTHLRIAVALDERDEKIIEAFLPKSKRVLGTMSIRFPAQFQLHQLALDPMDAADIRSEGIGLRVTKGSDLEVFRAGDSLPVTLRPHLLTPGTSRVQDEYLARMNSLAVIQSFGWMEGCVLDGLLDLSEMPPYHNLRASADQHLGMFIQNESLIYDGPRSNPMDGRVYGIEGSLPFAALARTQPDSPLLEIAIEFWRSRRRDNGEISDGTLTSEGAYTVGYAMAEVAKARGSDELMRIALEQSRIRQQKLFDGTAFDRTLSDEGTRGNRNWARGIAWQMLGLVRTLRVAKDREDIADLVTMLQPFAQWTIEMQRDDGLWSVFADKPNLAPDTGGSAGIAAALAIAAHQGWLEQDAVAAATKTLSGLQHHLTPDGFLDGVAQSNKGGESLQRGDYRVIYQMGMGLMAQLIAALQPSRAVNAS; via the coding sequence ATGAAACGGCGACAATTTCTTTTGTTCAGCGGCATGAGCTCAGCCATGCTGACATCGATGCGACCACTTTGGGCATTTCAACCGCTGGCATCAAAGCATTACCCCGCAACGATCGATTCGGCTCCCGAGGTTTCGGTTCCCTCATCGCAGCGAGCGCCGTTTGGTTGGACGACAGCAACGATTGCCAGTCCGAGTCGCGAACCATTGTTATTGTCTTGGCCGAGTTTTCCAGAAGGAAAGGTACCGACCCACCTGCGAATCGCCGTCGCACTCGACGAGCGTGACGAAAAGATCATCGAAGCATTTTTGCCGAAATCGAAGCGCGTGCTCGGCACGATGTCCATTCGATTTCCAGCCCAGTTTCAATTGCATCAGCTTGCCTTAGATCCGATGGATGCCGCAGACATTCGAAGCGAGGGCATTGGACTTCGAGTCACCAAGGGAAGTGACTTGGAAGTCTTTCGTGCCGGCGATTCCTTACCGGTGACCCTCAGACCGCATCTGCTCACTCCTGGTACGTCCCGTGTTCAGGACGAGTACCTGGCCAGGATGAATTCGCTTGCGGTGATCCAATCGTTTGGGTGGATGGAAGGATGCGTGCTGGACGGGCTACTCGATTTGTCCGAAATGCCCCCGTACCACAATTTGAGAGCGTCGGCAGATCAGCATTTGGGGATGTTTATTCAAAACGAATCGCTGATCTATGACGGTCCTCGCTCGAATCCAATGGATGGGCGCGTCTACGGGATCGAAGGCTCGCTGCCATTCGCAGCACTGGCGCGGACACAGCCGGATAGCCCGCTGTTGGAGATTGCCATCGAATTTTGGCGATCACGTCGTCGTGACAATGGCGAGATTAGCGATGGGACTCTGACCAGCGAAGGTGCCTACACAGTCGGCTACGCGATGGCGGAGGTTGCCAAAGCACGTGGATCGGACGAGCTGATGCGGATCGCCCTGGAACAATCACGTATCCGGCAGCAAAAGCTGTTTGATGGCACGGCATTCGACCGAACGCTGAGTGATGAAGGAACTCGTGGCAATCGAAACTGGGCACGTGGGATCGCTTGGCAGATGTTAGGCTTGGTGCGCACACTTCGAGTGGCCAAGGATCGAGAGGACATTGCGGACTTGGTGACGATGCTGCAACCGTTTGCACAATGGACGATTGAGATGCAGCGTGACGACGGGCTGTGGAGCGTGTTTGCCGACAAGCCGAACCTTGCTCCCGACACGGGTGGCAGTGCCGGGATCGCTGCGGCGCTCGCGATCGCCGCCCATCAGGGCTGGCTCGAGCAGGATGCAGTCGCCGCCGCCACGAAAACACTGTCTGGCCTGCAGCATCATCTAACCCCCGATGGATTTCTCGACGGCGTGGCGCAATCAAACAAAGGAGGCGAATCGTTACAGCGGGGTGATTATCGCGTCATCTATCAAATGGGGATGGGGTTGATGGCACAATTGATCGCCGCCTTGCAGCCCAGCCGTGCGGTAAATGCTTCGTGA
- a CDS encoding amino acid aminotransferase — protein MTASAKNTPASQRLASVSTAPPDSILGLTEAFLADTNPNKMNLSVGVYKDASGKTPILECVKEAERRLIDDESTKGYLGIDGLPAYREHVRQLVFGDRVEADRIAVLQSPGGTGALRVASDFLVTQLSPIRIWMSSPTWANHPAIFNAAGLPSDTYRYLGSDRTSFDVDAMIEDLDTKTSPGDAILLHACCHNPTGIDPTPDQWKQIAETVAMRQLLPLIDFAYQGFGDGLTEDTLGLYTLLDAVDEAIVCTSFSKNFGLYSERVGAVCLIAADAGAMKASQSQLKAIVRSNYSNPPRHGGAIVATVLDDAKLTDQWKGEVEQMRQRITRLRTDFVTTMKTTGQGHDFSFLLPQRGMFSFSGLTPMQVDQLKQKHGIYIVGSGRINVAGMSEEKMQQLCDAVAAVLES, from the coding sequence ATGACTGCGTCCGCAAAAAACACACCCGCCTCGCAACGATTGGCCTCGGTTTCGACCGCTCCACCCGATTCCATCCTCGGCTTGACCGAAGCGTTTTTGGCCGACACGAACCCCAATAAAATGAACCTCAGCGTCGGGGTTTATAAGGATGCATCGGGTAAAACTCCCATTTTGGAATGCGTCAAGGAAGCCGAGCGGCGGTTGATCGATGACGAATCGACCAAGGGCTATCTCGGAATCGATGGATTGCCGGCGTACCGGGAACACGTTCGTCAACTCGTGTTTGGTGACCGAGTCGAGGCCGATCGGATCGCGGTGCTGCAGAGTCCAGGCGGTACAGGGGCTCTGCGTGTGGCGTCGGATTTCTTGGTGACTCAATTGTCGCCGATCCGGATCTGGATGTCCTCGCCGACCTGGGCCAACCATCCAGCGATTTTCAATGCCGCTGGGTTGCCGAGCGATACCTACCGTTATTTGGGTAGTGATCGAACATCGTTCGACGTCGATGCGATGATCGAAGACCTGGACACCAAGACATCGCCTGGAGACGCGATTCTGCTGCACGCTTGTTGTCACAATCCGACCGGGATCGACCCGACGCCAGACCAATGGAAGCAGATCGCCGAAACGGTTGCGATGCGTCAACTCTTGCCGTTGATCGATTTTGCCTATCAAGGATTCGGGGACGGTTTGACCGAGGACACCTTGGGGCTGTACACGCTTCTTGATGCGGTCGACGAAGCGATCGTTTGCACATCCTTTTCGAAGAATTTTGGCCTCTACAGCGAGCGTGTCGGTGCGGTTTGCTTGATCGCGGCCGATGCGGGTGCCATGAAAGCATCGCAGAGCCAATTGAAAGCAATTGTGCGATCCAATTACAGCAATCCGCCACGGCATGGTGGTGCAATCGTGGCCACCGTGTTGGACGACGCCAAATTGACCGATCAGTGGAAGGGGGAAGTCGAGCAGATGCGTCAGCGAATCACGCGGCTTCGAACCGATTTTGTCACGACCATGAAAACGACGGGACAAGGGCACGATTTCTCGTTCCTGCTTCCGCAGCGTGGGATGTTCTCGTTCAGCGGTTTGACGCCGATGCAGGTCGACCAACTCAAGCAGAAGCACGGCATTTACATTGTCGGCAGCGGCCGGATCAATGTTGCCGGCATGAGTGAGGAAAAAATGCAGCAGCTTTGTGACGCGGTCGCCGCGGTTTTGGAGTCGTAA
- a CDS encoding DUF2293 domain-containing protein, giving the protein MSNQTFLPGSTVDTVRDSEGNVHRPPADWALLPPGDAALTRRVKAAGDHWIVQERKGRRTFSKGIWASADTIGRIRGELDVERSTESYAKRKAADKQRRDKTQAAYVDEFYDSVLNFLDFHPRYADTAARMARAITTHATPVGSGTVARTKRISVDQRAEAAVIAWMRHQTTAYDSMVIPRVKGKRREVRRMLAARSKQLLIRYRRGESIDKDCPLQIASASSNPAEG; this is encoded by the coding sequence ATGAGCAACCAGACGTTTCTTCCAGGATCAACCGTCGACACCGTCCGTGACAGCGAAGGCAATGTCCATCGGCCACCTGCCGATTGGGCATTGCTTCCCCCCGGCGACGCAGCCCTGACACGACGTGTGAAGGCTGCCGGAGACCATTGGATCGTACAGGAAAGGAAAGGTCGGCGCACGTTTTCAAAGGGAATCTGGGCCTCGGCCGATACGATTGGGCGGATTCGCGGTGAATTGGACGTAGAGCGATCGACGGAAAGCTACGCCAAACGGAAAGCTGCCGACAAGCAGCGTCGCGATAAAACACAAGCTGCCTATGTCGATGAGTTTTATGACTCCGTTTTGAACTTTCTTGACTTCCATCCCAGGTATGCGGATACCGCAGCACGGATGGCTCGCGCCATCACCACCCATGCGACTCCCGTCGGCAGTGGCACCGTTGCTCGAACCAAGCGTATCTCGGTCGACCAACGGGCCGAAGCGGCTGTGATCGCCTGGATGCGGCATCAAACCACCGCCTACGATTCGATGGTCATCCCGAGGGTCAAGGGCAAGCGGAGAGAGGTCCGCCGCATGCTCGCTGCGCGATCCAAGCAGCTGCTCATCCGTTACCGGCGAGGCGAGTCGATTGACAAGGATTGTCCGCTGCAAATCGCTTCCGCGTCTTCGAACCCAGCGGAAGGCTGA
- a CDS encoding radical SAM protein, which yields MARRFLMETDKRLLAKAAWTLGVRGLWSVHKHKRRLKRGEFFPPFIYLSVINSCNLRCQGCWVDVGAKQHRIELDAANKVIAESKAMGNCFFGILGGEPFMHKDLMKIFEANRDVYFQVFTNGHFITDEVAKELRRLGNVTPLISVEGSEIVSDTRRGRGGVYSDTMNGIEAALRNKLLVGVCTSVCKTNIDDLVRDQWVDRLIEMGVMYCWFHIYRPVGPEPNPQLALSSEEQRRVRQFVVDTRVNKPIIVVDAYHDDAGNALCPAVTGFTHHIGPWGDIEPCPVIQLAKESIHDQQSLADTFNQSEFLRDFRQVTAEHTRGCVIMERPDLLVDLVEKHGARDTTARAKVIEELKAISPRRSQYQPGDEIPERSFVYRWAKKYAFSDFQTYSKHFDTAKYRDPDAARDEAKSESDLPIL from the coding sequence ATGGCCCGTCGATTTCTCATGGAAACCGATAAGCGGCTGCTGGCGAAAGCCGCGTGGACGCTGGGCGTTCGAGGCCTTTGGAGTGTCCACAAGCACAAACGTCGGTTAAAGCGTGGTGAATTCTTTCCACCCTTTATCTACTTGTCGGTGATCAATAGTTGCAATCTTCGCTGCCAAGGGTGCTGGGTCGACGTCGGTGCGAAGCAGCATCGGATTGAATTGGACGCAGCAAACAAGGTGATCGCGGAATCGAAGGCGATGGGCAACTGCTTTTTTGGGATCCTTGGAGGAGAGCCCTTCATGCACAAAGATCTCATGAAGATCTTTGAGGCGAACCGAGACGTCTATTTTCAGGTCTTCACGAACGGTCACTTCATCACCGACGAGGTGGCCAAAGAACTTCGCCGATTGGGCAACGTCACTCCGCTGATCAGTGTCGAGGGTTCGGAAATCGTCAGCGACACACGGCGGGGGCGTGGTGGCGTGTATAGCGATACGATGAATGGGATCGAGGCGGCGCTGCGAAACAAATTGCTGGTGGGGGTTTGTACCAGCGTCTGCAAGACCAACATCGACGATCTCGTGAGGGACCAATGGGTCGACCGCTTGATCGAGATGGGCGTCATGTATTGTTGGTTCCATATCTATCGACCCGTGGGACCCGAGCCGAACCCTCAGTTGGCGCTTTCGAGTGAAGAGCAGCGTCGCGTGCGTCAATTCGTTGTCGACACCCGAGTCAACAAGCCGATTATCGTCGTCGACGCGTATCATGACGATGCGGGTAACGCGTTGTGTCCGGCCGTGACCGGGTTTACCCATCACATCGGTCCATGGGGTGACATCGAGCCCTGTCCCGTCATTCAATTGGCCAAGGAATCGATCCATGATCAGCAGTCGCTTGCCGATACGTTCAATCAGTCCGAATTTTTGCGAGACTTTCGTCAAGTCACTGCGGAGCACACTCGCGGATGTGTGATCATGGAGCGTCCCGATCTGTTGGTTGATCTGGTGGAAAAGCACGGAGCCCGTGACACCACCGCACGAGCAAAAGTGATCGAAGAGTTGAAGGCGATCTCTCCACGACGGAGCCAATACCAACCGGGTGACGAGATCCCAGAGCGGAGTTTCGTTTATCGCTGGGCCAAGAAGTACGCCTTCAGCGATTTTCAGACCTACTCAAAACACTTTGACACCGCCAAGTATCGAGACCCGGATGCGGCGCGGGACGAGGCAAAGAGCGAAAGTGACTTGCCGATTTTGTGA
- a CDS encoding tetratricopeptide repeat protein, translated as MKSKERSSHTSSEHPSTKWRLSRKIGVIAAVFLIAGLGGYWTVYRAQFLRAERAFANGNLAKANHWFQKASRWEWKKSHSTFGLARVASREGDVDQAKRLLVVAENLGYSPAAIASQRNLLQLQSGAGISPDTRIDPRKQLTQAEVDRQQAYIIGLSVLGNYEQAIEVADAWIDQSLDRPEPYWLKAQLLSEHGDDKAARPLFEQALAINPDFLPAISGLARTLNVLEQRSEAKLQYESVISRLGDFVDLGDLSAVGADMLLQARLEKAKIQLDMGETDPVITDLEQLVQEVPMNFATRFLLATEYAKQNKSGKIIEVIEPILPKFPDDISLNYLMATAESERGNLARSTELMDKYLNGRAQLDQLTRLEFEGRNQPPDPNLYTAIAQGYLRYKWDEAEPWLERALQLDPNSPVILAGIAEFYKKLGDQAQYRRYATAAQRLAESGFRG; from the coding sequence ATGAAATCGAAAGAGAGATCTAGCCACACATCATCGGAGCATCCATCAACGAAGTGGCGTTTGTCGCGGAAGATCGGCGTGATCGCGGCCGTCTTTTTGATCGCAGGTCTTGGCGGATACTGGACAGTTTATCGGGCTCAGTTTTTACGGGCCGAGCGAGCGTTTGCCAATGGCAACCTTGCTAAAGCAAATCATTGGTTTCAAAAGGCGAGTCGCTGGGAATGGAAGAAGTCGCACTCGACGTTCGGGCTAGCGAGGGTCGCAAGCCGTGAAGGTGATGTCGATCAAGCCAAGCGATTGCTCGTCGTCGCCGAGAATCTCGGCTATTCACCTGCCGCAATTGCCTCACAACGCAATCTGTTGCAACTGCAAAGCGGAGCCGGTATATCGCCGGACACGCGCATTGACCCCAGGAAACAACTCACTCAGGCGGAAGTCGATCGTCAACAAGCTTACATCATTGGGTTGTCCGTCCTTGGCAATTACGAACAAGCCATCGAGGTCGCCGATGCATGGATCGACCAATCCTTGGACCGCCCCGAGCCCTATTGGTTGAAGGCCCAGTTGCTCAGCGAGCATGGCGATGATAAAGCAGCCCGACCGTTATTCGAACAAGCCCTTGCGATCAATCCCGATTTCTTGCCCGCGATTAGCGGTCTTGCACGTACGCTCAACGTGCTCGAACAACGCAGCGAAGCCAAACTTCAATACGAATCGGTGATTTCACGCTTAGGCGACTTCGTCGACCTGGGAGACCTATCCGCAGTGGGCGCTGACATGTTGCTGCAAGCCCGTCTGGAAAAAGCAAAGATCCAATTGGATATGGGTGAAACCGATCCGGTCATCACGGACTTGGAACAACTGGTCCAAGAGGTGCCGATGAACTTTGCTACCCGTTTTCTATTGGCGACCGAGTATGCCAAACAGAACAAGAGTGGAAAAATCATCGAGGTCATTGAGCCGATTCTTCCCAAATTCCCAGACGACATTTCGCTGAACTACTTGATGGCAACCGCCGAATCCGAGCGAGGTAACTTGGCGAGATCAACCGAGTTGATGGACAAGTACCTCAACGGGCGAGCTCAGCTCGATCAGTTGACGCGGCTGGAATTCGAAGGACGCAATCAACCGCCCGATCCCAATCTCTACACCGCGATTGCACAAGGCTACCTGAGATACAAATGGGATGAAGCCGAGCCGTGGCTCGAACGTGCTCTGCAGCTGGATCCCAATTCTCCCGTGATCCTTGCCGGTATCGCCGAATTCTACAAGAAACTGGGCGACCAGGCCCAGTACAGGCGCTACGCTACCGCTGCACAGCGTTTGGCCGAGAGCGGCTTTCGGGGCTAG
- a CDS encoding FG-GAP repeat domain-containing protein — protein sequence MDKCLDLTIIGLVSCLMIGCGGSDVKTASRTGAAKRSAVAKAPTDAVAITLFCSDCHPFPNPNRFAKDRWQEQVELGFRIYRDSHRTDLTPPDFDATLAFFRDLAPEEVQIPIPERNLDTRFDALAIPWPISDSLSAVSSVVPIDADDLSAGLLLTDMWTGLVAQFELPPASEQRAELASIEVKQLARLAHPAHIEPADLDRDGVTDFVVADLGTLNPQPERQGSVWWLRDDGSGSLKRLPLRLGLARVAEARPIDYDGDGDQDLLIGDFGLHFVGDISVGINTAIEQGMPRFEWSVTDPRPGTIALPILDFDQDGRVDYLSLVTQQYEMVELHHQLGDGSYQTKLIHTTGDPASGSSSMEVVDFDRDGDLDVLYTNGDTFDDTFAKPFHEVLWLENEGNFPFKPHLIASMPGCYHATTADFDGDGDLDVAAVALLSKQEVGRYAEDTFDGIAWFEQIDGDRFVRHSILLNVCEAATCMALDWNGDGAMDLLVPPCDTQYQPRTELTVYLNQGTSDSETAPIDAEEPR from the coding sequence ATGGACAAGTGCTTGGACTTGACAATCATCGGCCTGGTTTCGTGCCTGATGATCGGCTGTGGCGGATCGGACGTGAAGACCGCTTCACGAACCGGGGCGGCGAAGCGAAGTGCGGTTGCGAAAGCACCGACCGATGCCGTTGCGATCACCTTGTTCTGTAGCGATTGCCATCCCTTCCCCAATCCCAATCGGTTTGCGAAAGACCGCTGGCAGGAACAAGTTGAACTTGGCTTTCGCATCTATCGAGATTCCCACCGCACGGATCTGACGCCGCCCGATTTTGATGCGACCCTTGCCTTTTTCCGCGATCTTGCACCTGAGGAAGTTCAGATCCCGATTCCGGAACGCAACCTGGACACGCGTTTCGACGCTTTGGCGATTCCATGGCCAATCAGCGATTCGCTCAGTGCGGTTTCGAGTGTCGTCCCGATCGATGCGGACGACCTTTCGGCTGGCTTGCTGTTGACGGACATGTGGACGGGCCTGGTCGCCCAGTTCGAACTTCCACCTGCCTCGGAGCAACGTGCGGAGCTCGCTTCGATCGAGGTCAAGCAACTTGCTCGCTTGGCTCATCCTGCCCACATCGAACCGGCCGACCTGGATCGCGACGGTGTGACCGATTTTGTCGTCGCCGACCTGGGCACGTTGAATCCTCAACCCGAGCGGCAAGGCAGTGTTTGGTGGCTACGCGACGATGGCAGCGGATCGCTCAAACGCTTGCCGTTGCGACTCGGCTTGGCTCGAGTCGCCGAGGCGCGGCCGATCGATTACGACGGCGATGGGGACCAGGACTTGTTGATCGGTGACTTTGGACTGCACTTTGTTGGCGACATCTCCGTTGGGATCAACACGGCCATCGAGCAAGGAATGCCACGGTTTGAATGGTCTGTCACCGATCCGAGACCCGGGACGATTGCGTTGCCGATTCTTGACTTTGACCAAGATGGACGGGTCGATTATTTGTCGTTGGTGACCCAACAATACGAGATGGTGGAATTGCACCATCAATTGGGCGACGGAAGCTATCAAACCAAACTGATTCACACGACCGGGGATCCCGCATCCGGATCAAGCAGCATGGAGGTCGTCGATTTTGATCGCGACGGCGACTTGGACGTGCTCTACACCAATGGCGACACCTTTGACGACACGTTTGCGAAACCATTTCATGAAGTGCTTTGGCTCGAAAACGAGGGCAACTTTCCATTCAAGCCGCACCTGATCGCATCCATGCCCGGTTGCTATCATGCAACGACCGCCGATTTCGATGGCGATGGGGACCTCGATGTTGCCGCCGTTGCACTGCTGAGCAAGCAAGAGGTCGGTCGCTATGCGGAGGACACGTTCGACGGGATCGCATGGTTCGAACAAATCGATGGCGATCGCTTTGTCCGGCACAGCATCTTGTTGAATGTCTGCGAGGCAGCAACCTGCATGGCATTGGATTGGAATGGGGATGGAGCCATGGACCTTCTGGTTCCTCCCTGTGACACCCAATATCAACCCCGGACCGAGTTGACGGTCTATCTCAATCAAGGGACTTCGGATTCCGAAACCGCACCGATCGACGCAGAGGAGCCACGATGA
- a CDS encoding FG-GAP-like repeat-containing protein, with product MQSPLALLCTLSLTVGLLCGGCSSEDAHSTAVDTSTSRSSVASRPDDRSLETPNSAVEPSDDAKIEKLTQALEKQGSNAAFHHELWRLLNRQGRRYEASLHADILTAAGQATLDESLSLIRRHLAYPPEPPITAADSMVASSLAQDEVEQGLAAALRYFSRRQYAAAQLALESEASAGFQSAAAEALYGRILGESSKFDAIPAWLLNSDKASRAEPNFWAAVGIWLASEQEHKAAIGATLEAIRRNPTDRVSYQRIAAWFRSIGEMEEGEQFWHRGLLLSEAEILSELDNPGFDLSAHADQQRQLAMRILKLGRPLESLQWTLRSLSTANVAQRRQVLEQMNDLRMRQDLQQTLTEHHFIALNPNDFPYQPAITARLREALVRSKSPQQQTDPISKSQDDAPLAKQINPVLDEVAAKVGLLFTLLPKDPEDDSPLRMHEALGSGLAVIDYDLDGRPDVYFGQAGCSPPDLETDHSNVLFRNLGNQFVATTEMAGVIDTGYACGIAAGDVNQDGFADLFVGNLGVNRLYINNGDGSFSERTERIGSQRASYYDRLVEKLGQQPYLEGLYTMSVAIADVDGDGLPDLFESNYVELDDIFVRAKPDREGRVFQKTPRMCFAESDRVFLQQPGGTFKGQAIDPAVGTPASSLGVFITDFDSRGGNEVFVGNDARPNHLLRRSKDGQWSNLADLLGIANSCEGVSSACMGITGGDFDRNGTLDLFICNFAIEPASFYLQNPMGTFTDQPARFGLDVLTRSLLGFGCKAIDLDRDGWLDLVLTNGHIDNLRDGPYEMPPQCLMRRGKTFEPVRPEATSDYWAGEYLGRAMVSLDYNQDKKLDLLVSHVSEPAVLLENQTISNENMLQFELVGTESERDAIGAIITVTFDGKQHKQWVIAGDGYLCTDEPVLEISLGDPANFESAQIDWPSGATQVFSEGLTLGHRYLIIEGEPPFLRF from the coding sequence ATGCAGTCCCCGCTGGCTCTTTTGTGCACGCTGTCGCTGACCGTAGGCTTGCTCTGTGGTGGGTGCAGCAGCGAGGATGCGCACTCGACCGCCGTCGACACGTCGACTTCGCGTTCAAGCGTTGCCAGCCGTCCCGACGATCGGTCGCTCGAAACCCCCAATTCGGCAGTGGAGCCAAGCGACGATGCCAAGATCGAAAAGCTCACCCAGGCACTGGAAAAACAAGGATCCAACGCTGCCTTTCACCATGAGCTTTGGCGACTGCTGAACCGCCAGGGGCGCCGCTACGAAGCATCGCTGCATGCCGACATCCTGACCGCAGCCGGGCAAGCGACGTTGGACGAATCATTGTCGCTGATTCGGCGCCATCTGGCCTATCCGCCGGAGCCGCCGATCACCGCAGCGGACTCCATGGTGGCATCGAGTTTGGCACAGGACGAAGTGGAGCAAGGGCTTGCAGCCGCACTTCGCTATTTTAGCCGCCGCCAATATGCTGCCGCCCAGCTTGCTCTTGAATCGGAAGCGTCCGCAGGATTCCAATCCGCCGCCGCGGAGGCTCTTTATGGTCGGATTCTCGGTGAGTCGTCAAAGTTCGACGCGATCCCTGCGTGGCTCCTCAACAGCGATAAAGCATCGCGAGCCGAACCCAATTTCTGGGCTGCCGTCGGGATCTGGCTCGCCAGCGAGCAAGAACACAAAGCAGCGATCGGTGCAACGCTGGAGGCGATTCGGCGAAACCCCACCGACCGAGTCAGTTATCAACGCATCGCCGCGTGGTTTCGGTCGATCGGCGAGATGGAGGAAGGAGAACAGTTTTGGCATCGAGGCTTGTTGCTCAGTGAGGCCGAGATCCTGAGCGAATTGGATAATCCTGGATTCGATCTGTCAGCCCACGCGGACCAGCAACGGCAATTGGCGATGCGAATCTTGAAACTTGGCCGGCCACTCGAATCGTTGCAGTGGACTCTCCGATCACTCAGCACCGCCAATGTGGCGCAGCGACGGCAGGTGCTTGAGCAGATGAACGACTTGCGGATGAGGCAAGACTTGCAACAGACACTCACGGAACACCACTTCATTGCCCTGAATCCCAACGATTTTCCCTATCAACCCGCTATCACCGCTCGGCTTCGCGAGGCCTTGGTCCGGAGCAAAAGCCCTCAGCAACAAACCGATCCGATTTCGAAATCGCAGGACGATGCCCCGTTGGCCAAGCAGATCAACCCGGTTCTCGACGAAGTCGCGGCGAAGGTTGGATTGCTTTTTACGTTGCTGCCCAAAGACCCCGAAGACGATTCGCCGCTACGGATGCACGAAGCACTCGGATCGGGCTTGGCGGTGATTGACTATGACCTCGACGGGCGACCCGACGTCTATTTTGGGCAAGCGGGATGCAGCCCACCTGACCTGGAAACGGATCATTCCAATGTCCTGTTTCGGAACTTGGGTAATCAATTCGTTGCCACGACCGAAATGGCTGGCGTGATCGATACGGGCTATGCGTGTGGTATCGCAGCAGGCGACGTCAACCAAGATGGTTTTGCTGATTTGTTCGTCGGTAATCTTGGCGTCAATCGGTTGTACATCAACAACGGAGATGGCTCGTTTTCGGAACGTACCGAACGAATCGGTTCTCAACGTGCCTCCTATTATGATCGGCTGGTTGAAAAGCTAGGTCAGCAGCCCTATCTCGAGGGCCTCTACACGATGTCTGTCGCCATCGCGGATGTTGACGGTGATGGTCTGCCGGATCTGTTCGAATCCAACTACGTTGAACTGGATGATATCTTCGTGCGAGCGAAGCCGGATCGTGAAGGGCGGGTTTTCCAAAAGACGCCGCGGATGTGCTTTGCGGAATCGGATCGCGTCTTCTTGCAACAACCGGGCGGTACCTTTAAGGGGCAAGCGATCGATCCGGCGGTGGGAACCCCTGCCAGTTCGTTGGGTGTGTTCATTACGGACTTCGACAGCCGTGGTGGCAACGAAGTCTTCGTTGGTAATGATGCGAGGCCAAATCATTTGCTGCGAAGGAGCAAGGACGGCCAATGGAGCAATCTGGCCGATTTGCTGGGGATCGCAAATTCGTGCGAAGGGGTCAGTTCTGCGTGCATGGGAATTACGGGGGGTGATTTTGATCGTAACGGGACACTCGATCTGTTTATCTGTAACTTCGCGATCGAGCCAGCAAGCTTCTATTTGCAGAACCCGATGGGGACCTTCACCGACCAACCTGCTCGTTTTGGCCTCGATGTTTTGACTCGCTCCTTGCTAGGTTTTGGGTGTAAAGCAATCGATTTGGACCGCGATGGTTGGCTCGACTTGGTTCTCACCAATGGGCACATCGACAACCTTCGCGACGGTCCGTATGAAATGCCCCCCCAATGTTTGATGCGCCGCGGGAAGACCTTTGAACCCGTCCGGCCCGAGGCGACGTCGGACTATTGGGCTGGCGAATACTTGGGTCGCGCGATGGTGTCACTTGACTACAACCAAGATAAGAAACTCGATCTGTTGGTCAGCCATGTCAGCGAACCCGCCGTCTTGTTAGAGAACCAAACGATCAGCAACGAGAACATGCTGCAGTTTGAGTTGGTCGGCACGGAAAGCGAACGGGATGCCATTGGGGCGATCATTACGGTCACCTTCGATGGAAAGCAACACAAACAATGGGTCATCGCCGGCGATGGGTACCTGTGCACGGACGAACCCGTGTTGGAGATTTCGCTCGGCGACCCTGCCAACTTCGAGTCGGCCCAAATCGATTGGCCATCGGGTGCAACGCAAGTCTTCTCGGAGGGTCTGACCCTTGGTCACCGCTATTTGATCATCGAAGGGGAGCCACCGTTCTTGAGATTCTAG